A window of Halovivax gelatinilyticus genomic DNA:
CCATCGATCCGCCGTGATGGAGCGCCGCTTCTCCGGGTTCGCGAACGTCGGACGGACAAGTGGAAAATTTCACGTACCGGCCGTCCCGTGTAGCGACCATGCACCCGTCGAAGCTCTTTTCCGCGTTGATTCTGGTCGTCAGCCTCTTGCTCGTGATCGAAGCGGTCGTCGCAGCCGACTACGCGATCGTCTTCGACCTCCAGCTGATCGGCGGAATCGTCCTCGGGCTCACCGCGCTCGTCGGACTCGCCCGCTACGAGGAAGATCCGATCGTGACGGAGTATCACCCGGTATTGCTCGTCGTCCTCTTCTTCGTGAGCCTCTGGATCCTGCTGTTACTCTACGAGATCGTACTGCAACTGTGAACTGCGGCGGACGTCGTAGGTTCTCACGCGGGGTGCGGTAACCCGTCTCACGCACCGTCGAGATGGAAAGACAATTCCTTTCTCCGCCCAAACGACCGTACGATGCGAATCGCCGTTCCCAACAAGGGCCGCCTGCACCAGCCGACGATCGACCTCTTAGAGCGGGCTGGCCTGCATCTGGAAAACGGCGCCGACCGTAAACTCTACGCCGAGACGGTCGACCCCGAGGTGACGGTTCTGTTCGCCCGGGCGGCGGACATCCCCGAGTACATCGCCGACGGTGCCGCCGACATGGGTATCACCGGTCTCGATCAGGTTCGCGAGTCGGGACAGGCCGAGGTCATCTCGGAGCTGCTAGACCTCGGATTCGGTCGGTGTCGACTCGTGCTCGCCGCCCCGCGCGAGGGCGAGATCGAGGCGGTCTCCGACCTGGCCGGTCGGACCGTCGCGACGGAGTTTCCCCGGATCACCCGCGAGTTCTTCGCCGACACCGACGTCTCCCCTGACGTCGTCGAGGTGTCCGGGGCGACCGAACTCACCCCGCACGTCGAGATGGCCGACGCCATCGTCGACATCACGAGCACGGGGACGACGCTGCGAGTGAACAACCTCGCGATCATCGAGGAGGTCCTTTCGAGTTCGGTGCGGCTGTTCGCCCGCGAGGACGTCGTCGACGAACCGAAGGTGGGCGAGCTACGGACCGCCCTCTCGTCGGTGCTGGCCGCAGACGGTAAGCGCTACCTGATGATGAACGTGCCCGAAGACCGCCTCGAAGCGGTCCGCGACGTGATCCCCGGACTCGGGGGGCCGACGATCATGGACGTCGCCAACGGGGGCGACAAAGTCGCCGTCCACGCCGTCGTCGACGAGCGCGACGTCTTCGAGACGATCACCGAGGTCAAAGCCGCGGGCGCGAGCGACATCCTCGTCACGGAGATCGAGCGACTGATCGAGTAGGTCGACATCGGGCCGGCGACCGTTCGGCCGATCGAGTAAGTCGCCGTCAGACCGGCGATCGTTTGGCTGATCGAGTGGATCGCCGTCAGATCAGTGATCGAACGACGGCCGGGGTAATCGCGTACTACTTGCTGGTTCAACGGGATGTGCGAGTCACCTGCCGGTCGAATCGAGCCGAATCGGTGGGTCCGCCGAACCGTGTGACACACTCTCTCCCATGGCTCGACGTCCGATTCGTTCGCGAGAAACGCTCCGTTGAGTCGGACGGTCCGTTCCTGGAGATAGTCAGATGATGCTGTACGTTATCGTAACGCAAGGGTTATGCCGGTAGTACCGTATTACCGCATAGCTGCATGGACGAACTGCCCTCCAGTCCCGAGTCGTTCGACGATCCCCGCGTCTCCGGCCCGTTCTATCGTCACTGTTCGGGCGATCACGACGTGCTCGTCCTCGGCGTGGTCCACGATCACCCGGCGAGCGTCGGACGCGTCGAGACCGTCCTGGAATCGGTCGAACCGGACCACCTCGCGCTCGAACTCCCTTCGGCGGCAATCCCGCTCTACAAGGCGTACGCCTCCCGCGCGACCGGCGAGAACCGCCCGCCCGTCGGCGGCGAAATGAGCGCGGCCATCGCGGCCGCGAGTGCGCCCGTCACCGGCATCGACGCGCCGAGCTGGTCGTTCTTCCGGCGACTCGTCACCCGGCTCGTCACGGACCGGGTCCGTCCGTCGACGGCTCGCCGCGTCCTCGCGAGCTTCGGCGGGGCGACCCGAACCGCACTCACTTGCCGGCTCGCGGCGACGATGACGAACGTGACGACGTTCTCGGTCACGCGTG
This region includes:
- the hisG gene encoding ATP phosphoribosyltransferase gives rise to the protein MRIAVPNKGRLHQPTIDLLERAGLHLENGADRKLYAETVDPEVTVLFARAADIPEYIADGAADMGITGLDQVRESGQAEVISELLDLGFGRCRLVLAAPREGEIEAVSDLAGRTVATEFPRITREFFADTDVSPDVVEVSGATELTPHVEMADAIVDITSTGTTLRVNNLAIIEEVLSSSVRLFAREDVVDEPKVGELRTALSSVLAADGKRYLMMNVPEDRLEAVRDVIPGLGGPTIMDVANGGDKVAVHAVVDERDVFETITEVKAAGASDILVTEIERLIE